The following coding sequences are from one Leptolyngbya sp. NIES-3755 window:
- a CDS encoding DNA gyrase, A subunit (similar to AA sequence:cyanobase_aa:LBDG_25210): MARTRPQSQSEQLNILPTGQVITTALHTEMQQSYLEYAMSVIVGRALPDSRDGLKPVHRRILYAMHELGLTPDRPYRKCARVVGDVLGKYHPHGDQAVYDALVRMVQDFSSRYPLLGGHGNFGSVDNDPPAAMRYTETRLSAIGNESLLNEISEATVDFVGNFDNSQQEPVVLPAQLPILLLNGSSGIAVGMATNIPPHNLGEIIDGLVALIDRPNLSDDELLALIPGPDFPTGGEIIDTSGIREAYLTGRGSIPMRGIANIEEISTGRGKHRKTAIIITELPYQVNKAGLIEKIAELVNAGKIEGVGDLRDESDREGIRVVIELRRDANPHKILNAIYRQTPLQTNFGVILLALDNAQPKQMTLRELLTAFLSFREETLTRQYRNEYNQAESQVHVLEGRLKALANLDEVIRILRNAPDGGTAKVQLQDRLDLSDRQADAILSMPLRRLTGMERQSLQTEHDELVAKMQDLNKLLSDRKELLKSLKKDLRALKKKYGDDRRTKIVAAVDVAAEVSEKDDAPTSRSNMNLSFEFEEEEQPAVLEVTQRGYVRRMTPKAYERLSKNRNDDTPTKELEDGDDFATQTDFTTTGKTLVVFTRSGKAFAVKVRDIPQANNGKSRGTPLVTLLPPAAQAEPDSIAGTFILPDSIEDQFVLLLTEQGKIKRLPLSEFTDLTGRGLTALKLKEGDQLLCVSPVQVGEQVLLATSSGRVLRFEVNDLQIPIASRTSQGQTGMRVSKKERIVGWAIANEDDTFLMISEQGYAKHMEVQALRRASSGELGTQTFHFSNKTDIVAGIVAVLPQSLVFLLTNENHLARIDVDEIDLSLKDDRGSRVVKLSKTERVTHVSLPVLYGDEESIE; the protein is encoded by the coding sequence ATGGCTCGGACGCGACCTCAATCTCAATCAGAACAGTTAAACATTCTCCCAACAGGACAGGTTATCACGACTGCATTACATACGGAGATGCAACAGTCCTATTTGGAATATGCCATGAGCGTGATCGTAGGAAGGGCGCTTCCCGATAGTCGCGATGGCTTGAAGCCTGTCCATCGTCGTATTTTATACGCAATGCACGAGTTAGGGTTAACTCCCGATCGCCCTTATCGAAAATGCGCCCGCGTCGTCGGGGATGTTCTCGGTAAGTATCACCCCCACGGCGATCAGGCGGTCTATGATGCCCTGGTGCGAATGGTGCAGGATTTCTCTAGTCGCTATCCATTGCTCGGTGGTCATGGAAATTTTGGATCGGTTGATAATGATCCACCTGCGGCAATGCGATACACCGAAACGCGACTGTCAGCGATCGGTAACGAGTCTCTGCTGAACGAAATTAGTGAAGCAACGGTTGATTTTGTTGGTAACTTTGATAATTCACAGCAAGAACCCGTCGTATTACCTGCCCAATTACCAATTCTGTTATTGAATGGTAGTTCTGGCATTGCAGTGGGAATGGCAACAAATATTCCACCGCATAACTTAGGGGAAATCATTGATGGCTTGGTTGCGCTCATCGATCGACCTAATTTATCGGATGATGAACTTCTTGCATTGATTCCGGGTCCTGACTTTCCCACAGGCGGCGAAATCATCGATACAAGCGGCATTCGAGAAGCTTATCTCACGGGTAGAGGTAGTATTCCGATGCGCGGAATTGCCAATATTGAGGAGATTAGTACAGGTCGCGGTAAACATCGGAAAACTGCGATTATCATTACCGAGCTTCCCTACCAAGTCAACAAAGCAGGACTGATCGAAAAGATTGCTGAACTTGTGAACGCAGGCAAGATCGAAGGAGTAGGCGATTTGCGAGATGAAAGCGATCGAGAAGGGATTCGAGTTGTGATCGAACTCCGACGCGATGCCAATCCTCACAAGATTCTCAATGCTATCTATCGCCAAACGCCACTGCAAACCAATTTCGGTGTCATTCTCTTAGCTCTCGACAATGCTCAACCGAAACAAATGACGCTGAGAGAGCTATTAACTGCATTCTTATCGTTCCGCGAAGAGACTCTCACTCGGCAATATCGCAACGAGTATAACCAAGCCGAAAGCCAAGTTCACGTCCTGGAAGGTCGATTAAAAGCACTTGCGAACTTAGATGAAGTCATCCGAATTTTGCGGAATGCTCCTGATGGTGGAACTGCCAAAGTTCAATTGCAAGATCGATTAGACTTAAGCGATCGACAAGCCGATGCCATCCTTTCCATGCCGCTCCGAAGATTAACCGGAATGGAGCGTCAAAGCCTGCAAACCGAACATGATGAACTCGTTGCGAAGATGCAGGACTTGAATAAACTACTCAGCGATCGCAAAGAATTACTGAAATCGCTGAAGAAAGACCTTAGAGCGTTAAAGAAAAAATACGGCGACGATCGACGCACGAAGATTGTTGCTGCGGTTGACGTGGCAGCAGAAGTCAGCGAAAAAGACGATGCTCCCACTTCTCGATCGAACATGAACTTGTCTTTCGAGTTCGAGGAAGAAGAACAGCCCGCCGTTCTCGAAGTCACACAGCGCGGATATGTGCGACGAATGACTCCGAAAGCTTACGAGCGACTGAGCAAGAATCGCAATGATGATACGCCAACTAAGGAACTCGAAGACGGGGACGATTTCGCCACACAGACTGACTTCACGACTACAGGCAAAACACTCGTTGTCTTTACTCGAAGTGGAAAAGCCTTTGCGGTGAAAGTTCGCGACATTCCTCAAGCGAACAATGGCAAGTCGAGAGGAACACCGTTAGTAACGCTCTTACCGCCTGCCGCACAAGCAGAACCGGACTCGATCGCTGGAACGTTCATCCTGCCTGATTCGATCGAAGACCAATTCGTTCTGTTACTGACCGAGCAAGGAAAGATCAAACGATTACCACTTTCTGAATTCACTGATTTAACGGGACGTGGACTAACTGCACTGAAGCTCAAAGAGGGCGATCAATTGCTCTGTGTCAGTCCGGTGCAAGTCGGAGAACAAGTTCTACTGGCAACTTCAAGCGGTCGAGTCTTGAGATTTGAAGTAAATGATTTGCAGATTCCGATCGCAAGTCGAACTTCTCAAGGTCAAACCGGAATGCGTGTAAGCAAGAAAGAACGAATTGTGGGTTGGGCGATCGCGAATGAGGACGATACCTTCCTGATGATTTCTGAACAAGGCTATGCGAAACACATGGAAGTGCAAGCCTTAAGACGCGCTAGTTCGGGAGAATTGGGCACTCAGACTTTCCACTTCAGCAACAAAACCGATATCGTTGCTGGAATTGTTGCAGTGTTACCTCAATCTCTGGTGTTCTTGTTAACGAATGAGAATCATCTGGCTCGGATTGATGTCGATGAAATTGATTTGAGCTTGAAAGACGATCGCGGTTCTCGTGTGGTCAAACTCAGTAAAACCGAGCGGGTGACTCATGTGAGTTTGCCTGTGCTGTATGGGGACGAAGAATCGATCGAGTAA